Proteins found in one Panicum hallii strain FIL2 chromosome 4, PHallii_v3.1, whole genome shotgun sequence genomic segment:
- the LOC112889775 gene encoding 3-ketoacyl-CoA synthase 6-like, with product MGSPAARQLKQLKPLYQHVVNNFVAVLAAPLAVAAAVSAARAGPGALLAGLQALRAAHVLLAALVPAAAAALYLMLRPRPVYLVDYACFRTRPNCRVPFATFLEHAKLVTFVEGASIDERSVRFMTRLLERSGLGEETCLPPAHHYIPPYRNMEASRAEVELVIFSAIDDLLAKTGISPGAIDILVVNCSLFAPVPSFTDMIIRRYGMREDVRNVHLSGMGCSAGLISVGLARNFLQVAPRGAHALVVSTETITPNYYVGKERAMLLPNCLFRMGGAAVLLSTSRARARFRLARVVRTLTGAGDSAYRCVFQEEDGEGHRGINLSKDLMTIAGDALKANITAIGPLVLPASEQLLFAVSFIARRVLNNRRVKPYLPDFRTAFEHFCIHAGGRAVIDELQRSLGLSDQDVEASRMALHRFGNTSSSSVWYELAYIEAKGRMRKGDRVWMIGFGSGFKCNSAAWECIAPARSAEGPWEDSICRYPVDIPEVLKH from the coding sequence ATgggctcgccggcggcgcgTCAGTTGAAGCAGCTCAAGCCGCTGTACCAGCACGTGGTGAACAACTTCGTGGCCGTGCTCGCGGCGCCGCTGGCCGTGGCGGCCGCCGTCAGCGCGGCGCGCGCCGGGCCCGGGGCGCTGCTCGCCGGGCTGCAGGCGCTCCGGGCGGCGCACGTGCTCCTCGCCGcgctcgtccccgccgccgccgcggcgctgtACCTCATgctgcggccgcggccggtGTACCTGGTCGACTACGCCTGCTTCCGCACGCGGCCCAACTGCCGCGTCCCCTTCGCCACCTTCCTGGAGCACGCCAAGCTGGTGACCTTCGTGGAGGGCGCCTCCATCGACGAGCGCAGCGTCCGGTTCATGACGCGCCTGCTGGAGCGCTCGGGGCTCGGGGAGGAGACCTGCCTGCCCCCCGCCCACCACTACATCCCACCGTACCGGAACATGGAGGCCTCGCGCGCGGAGGTGGAGCTGGTGATCTTCTCGGCCATCGACGACCTGCTCGCCAAGACGGGCATCAGCCCCGGCGCCATCGACATCCTGGTGGTGAACTGCAGCCTGTTCGCGCCCGTCCCGTCCTTCACGGACATGATCATCCGCAGGTACGGGATGCGGGAGGACGTCCGGAACGTGCACCTCTCCGGGATGGGGTGTAGCGCGGGGCTCATCTCCGTGGGGCTGGCGCGCAACTTCCTGCAGGTGGCGCCCCGGGGCGCGCACGCGCTCGTCGTGTCCACGGAAACCATCACGCCCAACTACTACGTAGGCAAGGAGCGCGCCATGCTCCTGCCCAACTGCCTCTTCCGCATGGGCGGCGCCGCCGTGCTGCTGTCGACATCGCGCGCCAGGGCCCGGTTCCGGCTCGCCCGCGTGGTGCGCACGCTGACGGGCGCCGGGGACAGCGCCTACCGGTGCGTGTTCCAGGAGGAGGACGGCGAGGGCCACCGCGGGATCAACCTATCCAAGGACCTGATGACCATCGCGGGGGACGCGCTCAAGGCCAACATCACCGCCATCGGCCCCCTGGTGCTGCCGGCGTCGGAGCAGCTGCTGTTCGCGGTGTCCTTCATCGCGCGGCGCGTGCTCAACAACCGGCGCGTGAAGCCGTACCTCCCGGACTTCCGCACGGCGTTCGAGCACTTCTGCATCCACGCGGGGGGCCGCGCGGTGATCGACGAGCTGCAGCGCAGCCTGGGCCTGTCGGACCAGGACGTGGAGGCGTCGCGGATGGCGCTGCACCGGTTCGGCAACACGTCCAGCAGCTCCGTGTGGTACGAGCTGGCCTACATCGAGGCCAAGGGCCGGATGAGGAAGGGCGACCGCGTGTGGATGATCGGCTTCGGGTCCGGGTTCAAGTGCAACAGCGCGGCGTGGGAGTGCATCGCGCCCGCGCGCTCCGCCGAGGGGCCGTGGGAGGACAGCATCTGCCGCTACCCCGTCGACATCCCGGAGGTGCTCAAGCACTAg